The Meriones unguiculatus strain TT.TT164.6M chromosome 1, Bangor_MerUng_6.1, whole genome shotgun sequence genome has a segment encoding these proteins:
- the LOC110546302 gene encoding translation machinery-associated protein 7-like, with translation MSGHKGGEKKPLKQPKKHAKEMDEEDKAFKQKQKEEQKTFKELKAKAAGKGPLATGGIKKCGKK, from the coding sequence ATGTCCGGCCACAAAGGTGGAGAAAAGAAGCCCCTGAAACAGCCCAAGAAGCATGCCAAGGAGATGGACGAGGAGGATAAGGCTTtcaagcagaaacagaaagaggagcAGAAGACATTCAAAGAGCTAAAAGCCAAGGCCGCGGGGAAGGGGCCCCTGGCCACAGGTGGAATTAAGAAATGTGGCAAAAAGTAA
- the LOC110546301 gene encoding cytochrome c oxidase subunit 8A, mitochondrial-like: protein PDFGLLTVLVYEGLTGSARRRLMVPQALVHLKPQREQLRVTIGLTSYLVFCLLPSSWVLSRLESCRKRERRELSSPHPVTRPLLPGHLDHVSCIPGWPSLGSWYSIQSPLLQS, encoded by the coding sequence CCTGACTTTGGGCTCCTGACGGTCCTTGTCTATGAGGGCCTAACAGGCTCCGCCAGGCGGCGACTCATGGTGCCACAAGCTCTGGTCCACTTGAAGCCACAACGGGAGCAGCTCAGAGTCACCATTGGGCTCACTTCCTACTTGGTGTTCTGCCTTCTGCCTTCGAGCTGGGTCCTGTCACGCCTGGAGAGCTGCAGGAAGCGGGAACGGAGGGAGCTGTCCTCCCCTCATCCTGTGACTAGACCACTCTTGCCAGGCCACCTTGATCATGTGTCCTGCATTCCCGGCTGGCCTTCCCTGGGATCGTGGTATTCAATCCAGTCACCTCTTCTGCAATCATGA